From one Pseudomonas sp. B21-048 genomic stretch:
- a CDS encoding sigma-54-dependent phenylalanine hydroxylase transcriptional regulator PhhR: MRIKVHCQNRIGILRDILNLLVEYGINVARGEVGGEHGNAIYLHCPNLINIQFQALRPKFEAIGGVFGVKRVGLMPSERRHMELNALLGALEFPVLSIDMGGSIVAANRAAAQLLGVRVDEVPGIPLSRYAEDFDLPELVRANKSRINGLRVKVKGDVFLADIAPLQSEHDESEAMAGAVLTLHRADRVGERIYNVRKQELRGFDSIFQSSKVMAAVVREARRMAPLDAPLLIEGETGTGKELLARACHLASPRGQSPLMALNCAGLPESMAETELFGYGPGAFEGARAEGKLGLLELTAGGTLFLDGVGEMSPRLQVKLLRFLQDGCFRRVGSDEEVYLDVRVICATQVDLSELCARGEFRQDLYHRLNVLSLHIPPLRECLDGLAPLVEHFLDQASRQIGCPLPKLAPAAMERLSHYHWPGNVRQLENVLFQAVSLCDGGTVKAEHIRLPDYGVRQPLGDFSLEGGLDEIVGRFEKAVLERLYSEHPSSRQLGKRLGVSHTTIANKLREYEVGKDNT, from the coding sequence ATGCGTATCAAAGTTCACTGCCAGAATCGCATCGGTATCCTGCGCGACATTCTCAACTTGCTAGTGGAGTACGGAATCAACGTCGCCCGCGGCGAAGTGGGCGGTGAGCACGGCAATGCGATCTATCTGCACTGCCCGAACCTGATCAATATTCAGTTCCAGGCGTTACGTCCGAAATTCGAGGCGATTGGCGGGGTATTCGGCGTCAAGCGCGTAGGGCTGATGCCCAGCGAGCGTCGGCACATGGAGCTCAATGCCTTGCTCGGGGCGCTGGAATTTCCGGTGCTGTCGATCGACATGGGCGGCTCCATCGTCGCGGCCAACCGTGCGGCGGCACAGTTGCTCGGGGTGCGGGTGGATGAAGTGCCGGGGATTCCACTGTCGCGGTATGCCGAGGATTTCGATTTGCCGGAGCTGGTGCGCGCCAACAAGTCGCGGATTAACGGCTTGCGGGTCAAGGTCAAGGGTGACGTGTTTCTCGCCGACATCGCGCCACTGCAATCGGAGCATGATGAAAGCGAGGCCATGGCCGGTGCAGTGTTAACGTTGCACCGCGCGGATCGGGTAGGCGAGCGTATCTATAACGTGCGCAAGCAGGAGTTGCGCGGCTTCGACAGTATTTTCCAGAGCTCGAAAGTGATGGCTGCGGTGGTTCGCGAAGCGCGACGCATGGCGCCACTGGATGCGCCGCTATTGATAGAAGGCGAAACCGGCACCGGCAAGGAGTTGTTGGCGCGGGCCTGTCACCTGGCGAGCCCGCGTGGTCAGTCACCGTTGATGGCGCTCAACTGCGCCGGTCTGCCTGAGTCCATGGCCGAGACCGAACTGTTCGGCTACGGCCCTGGTGCCTTCGAAGGCGCGCGGGCCGAAGGCAAGCTCGGGCTGTTGGAGCTGACGGCGGGCGGTACGTTGTTTCTCGATGGTGTCGGCGAAATGAGCCCGCGCTTGCAGGTGAAGTTGCTGCGCTTTCTGCAGGACGGTTGCTTCCGTCGTGTCGGCAGCGATGAAGAGGTTTATCTGGATGTGCGGGTGATCTGCGCGACTCAAGTGGACTTGTCCGAGCTGTGCGCTCGCGGTGAGTTTCGCCAGGATTTGTATCACCGCTTGAACGTGCTCTCGCTGCATATTCCGCCGCTGCGCGAATGCCTCGACGGGTTGGCGCCGCTGGTGGAGCACTTCCTCGATCAGGCCAGTCGGCAGATCGGTTGTCCGTTGCCAAAACTGGCGCCAGCGGCGATGGAGCGGCTCAGTCACTATCATTGGCCGGGTAACGTGCGGCAGTTGGAAAACGTACTGTTCCAGGCGGTTTCCCTGTGCGACGGCGGCACTGTCAAAGCCGAGCACATTCGTCTGCCGGACTACGGCGTGCGTCAGCCGCTTGGCGATTTTTCCCTTGAGGGCGGCCTGGACGAGATTGTCGGGCGCTTTGAAAAGGCCGTGCTGGAGCGCTTGTATTCCGAGCATCCGAGCAGTCGGCAACTGGGCAAGCGGTTGGGGGTTTCGCATACGACCATTGCCAATAAGTTGCGTGAGTACGAAGTCGGTAAAGACAACACCTGA
- a CDS encoding flagellar basal body rod protein FlgF — MDKYLYVAMTGASQNALAQKAHANNLANISTNGFQKDLEQARSMPVFGDSFPARAFAMSERPATDFSPGTLVETGRDLDVAVQGNGWIAVQNPDGGESYVRTGSLNVDALGVLRAGNGMPVVGNGGPIAVPPEQQIEVGEDGTVSIRAMGEGPRVMAEVDRIKLVNPDFKNMTKGLDGSIHTQDGKPAQADAKVKLVSGFLESSNVNAVEEMTSVLALAKQFELHIKMMNTAKDDDQAMARVLQIS, encoded by the coding sequence GTGGACAAGTACCTTTATGTGGCAATGACCGGCGCCAGCCAGAATGCACTGGCGCAGAAGGCTCATGCCAACAACCTGGCGAACATCTCTACCAACGGTTTTCAGAAGGACCTGGAACAGGCCCGTTCGATGCCGGTGTTTGGTGACAGCTTTCCGGCGCGTGCGTTTGCCATGAGCGAACGTCCTGCCACCGACTTCTCTCCGGGTACGCTGGTGGAAACCGGTCGTGACCTCGACGTCGCGGTGCAAGGCAATGGCTGGATTGCCGTGCAGAACCCTGATGGCGGTGAAAGCTACGTGCGCACCGGCAGCCTCAACGTTGACGCGCTGGGTGTGCTGCGTGCCGGCAACGGTATGCCGGTGGTCGGCAATGGCGGGCCCATTGCCGTACCGCCCGAGCAGCAGATCGAAGTCGGCGAAGACGGCACCGTCAGCATCCGCGCGATGGGCGAAGGCCCGCGGGTGATGGCCGAAGTCGACCGCATCAAACTGGTCAACCCGGACTTCAAGAACATGACCAAAGGCCTGGACGGTTCGATCCACACCCAGGACGGCAAGCCGGCACAAGCCGATGCCAAGGTCAAACTGGTGTCCGGGTTCCTCGAGTCGAGCAACGTCAATGCCGTGGAAGAAATGACCTCGGTGCTGGCGCTGGCCAAGCAGTTCGAGCTGCACATCAAGATGATGAATACCGCCAAAGACGATGACCAGGCCATGGCTCGGGTCTTGCAGATCAGCTAA
- the flgG gene encoding flagellar basal-body rod protein FlgG yields MLPALWVAKTGLSAQDTNLTTISNNLANVSTTGFKRDRAEFQDLLYQIKRQPGAQSTQDSELPSGLQVGTGVRIVGTQKNFTAGSLQTTEQPLDMAIDGRGFFQILQPDGTTSYTRDGTFHLDSNGQIVNASGFALEPAIVIPNNAQTFTVGRDGTVSITVPGNPAAQVIGNLQTADFINPAGLQAVGNNLFLETAASGAPQVGTPGLAGFGTTLQNTLETSNVSTVEEMVNMITTQRAYEMNSKVISTADQMLSFVTQNL; encoded by the coding sequence ATGCTTCCGGCTCTATGGGTTGCCAAAACAGGTCTGTCCGCCCAGGACACCAACCTCACCACCATTTCCAACAACCTGGCGAACGTATCGACCACGGGTTTCAAACGTGACCGCGCCGAGTTCCAGGACTTGCTGTATCAGATCAAACGCCAGCCAGGCGCCCAGTCGACCCAGGACAGCGAATTGCCGTCGGGTCTGCAAGTGGGTACCGGTGTTCGCATCGTCGGCACCCAGAAAAACTTCACCGCCGGTAGCCTGCAAACCACCGAGCAGCCGTTGGACATGGCCATCGACGGTCGCGGTTTCTTCCAGATTCTGCAGCCCGATGGCACCACGTCCTACACCCGTGACGGTACCTTTCACCTGGATTCCAACGGCCAGATCGTCAACGCCAGCGGCTTCGCCCTAGAGCCGGCCATTGTCATTCCGAACAACGCCCAGACTTTCACCGTTGGCCGTGACGGCACCGTATCCATCACCGTTCCCGGCAACCCGGCCGCCCAGGTGATCGGCAACCTGCAAACCGCCGACTTCATCAACCCGGCCGGTCTGCAAGCGGTGGGTAACAACCTGTTCCTGGAAACCGCTGCCAGTGGCGCGCCGCAAGTCGGCACCCCGGGCCTCGCCGGTTTCGGCACCACGCTGCAGAACACCCTGGAAACGTCCAACGTCAGCACCGTTGAAGAGATGGTCAACATGATCACCACTCAGCGCGCCTACGAGATGAACTCCAAGGTGATCTCCACCGCCGACCAGATGCTCTCGTTCGTAACGCAGAATCTGTAA
- the flgH gene encoding flagellar basal body L-ring protein FlgH — translation MNRFVSVLALSGVVVLAGCVAPPPKPNDPYYAPVLPRTPLPAAANNGSIYQAGFEQNLYGDRKAFRVGDIITITLNERTQASKNANSQMDKNSDNKIGLTSLFGSNLTTHNPIGSNDLSLNAGYSADRSTKGDSKSGQSNSLTGSITVTVADVLPNGIIAVRGEKWLTLNTGDELVRIAGLVRADDIATDNTVSSTRVADARITYSGTGAFADASQPGWFDRFFLSPLFPF, via the coding sequence ATGAATCGCTTTGTATCTGTTCTGGCACTGAGTGGGGTCGTCGTGCTCGCGGGCTGCGTTGCCCCGCCGCCCAAGCCCAATGACCCTTACTACGCCCCGGTGTTGCCGCGCACGCCGCTGCCGGCTGCCGCCAATAATGGCTCGATCTACCAGGCCGGTTTCGAACAGAACCTGTACGGCGACCGCAAGGCATTCCGGGTCGGTGACATCATCACCATCACCCTGAATGAGCGTACCCAGGCGAGCAAGAACGCCAACTCGCAGATGGACAAGAACAGCGATAACAAGATCGGCCTGACCTCGTTGTTCGGCTCCAACCTGACCACCCATAACCCGATTGGCAGCAACGATCTGAGCCTGAACGCGGGCTATAGCGCCGACCGCTCGACGAAGGGCGACAGCAAGTCCGGCCAGAGCAACAGCCTGACCGGTTCGATCACCGTGACCGTCGCCGACGTGTTGCCCAACGGCATCATCGCCGTGCGCGGCGAGAAGTGGCTGACCCTCAACACCGGTGACGAACTGGTACGGATTGCCGGCCTCGTTCGCGCCGATGACATCGCCACCGACAACACCGTGTCGTCGACCCGCGTCGCCGATGCACGCATCACCTATTCGGGCACCGGTGCGTTTGCCGATGCGAGTCAGCCAGGCTGGTTCGACCGTTTCTTCCTCAGCCCGCTGTTCCCTTTCTAG
- a CDS encoding flagellar basal body P-ring protein FlgI has product MLNLKHLIVGALLLSVAFDAQAERLKDIASISGVRSNQLIGYGLVVGLNGTGDQTTQTPFTLQTFNNMLSQFGIKVPAGSGNVQLKNVAAVSISADLPAFAKPGQQVDITVASIGNSKSLRGGTLLLTPLKGIDGNVYAIAQGNLVVGGFDAEGRDGSKITVNVPSAGRIPGGASVERAVPSGFNQGNSLTLNLNRSDFTTAKRIVDKINDMLGPGVAQAIDGGSIRVTAPLDPSQRVDYLSILENLEVDPGQAVAKVIINSRTGTIVIGQNVKVSPAAVTHGSLTVTITEDPIVSQPGPLSNGQTAVVPRSRVNAQQEAKPMFKFGPGTTLDEIVRAVNQVGAAPGDLMAILEALKQAGALQADLIVI; this is encoded by the coding sequence ATGTTGAATCTTAAACACCTGATAGTGGGCGCTCTGTTGCTGTCCGTGGCCTTCGATGCTCAAGCCGAGCGGCTGAAGGACATCGCCAGTATTTCCGGCGTGCGTTCCAACCAATTGATCGGCTATGGCCTGGTGGTCGGGCTTAACGGCACCGGTGACCAGACGACCCAGACCCCGTTCACTCTGCAGACCTTCAACAACATGCTTTCGCAGTTCGGCATCAAGGTGCCGGCAGGCTCTGGCAACGTGCAGTTGAAAAACGTCGCGGCGGTATCGATCAGTGCCGACTTGCCGGCGTTCGCCAAGCCGGGTCAGCAGGTGGACATCACCGTAGCGTCCATCGGTAACTCCAAAAGCCTGCGCGGCGGTACCTTGCTGTTGACGCCGCTCAAAGGTATCGATGGCAACGTCTACGCCATCGCTCAGGGCAACCTGGTGGTTGGCGGTTTCGATGCCGAAGGTCGTGACGGTTCGAAGATTACCGTCAACGTTCCATCGGCCGGTCGCATCCCGGGTGGTGCGTCGGTCGAGCGTGCGGTGCCAAGCGGTTTCAATCAGGGCAACAGCCTGACCCTGAACCTCAATCGTTCGGACTTCACCACTGCCAAGCGCATCGTCGACAAGATCAACGACATGCTCGGCCCTGGTGTGGCCCAGGCCATTGACGGTGGCTCGATCCGCGTGACGGCGCCACTCGATCCGAGCCAGCGGGTCGACTATTTGTCGATCCTGGAAAACCTCGAAGTCGACCCGGGTCAGGCGGTGGCGAAAGTCATCATCAATTCGCGCACCGGTACCATCGTGATCGGCCAGAACGTCAAGGTTTCTCCGGCTGCCGTGACCCACGGCAGCCTGACCGTGACCATCACCGAAGACCCGATCGTCAGCCAGCCCGGCCCTCTGTCCAACGGGCAGACAGCGGTCGTGCCGCGCTCGCGGGTCAACGCCCAGCAGGAAGCCAAGCCGATGTTCAAATTCGGCCCGGGCACCACTCTCGACGAAATCGTTCGTGCGGTGAACCAGGTCGGCGCGGCGCCGGGTGACTTGATGGCGATTCTCGAAGCGCTGAAACAGGCCGGCGCATTGCAAGCCGACCTGATCGTGATCTGA
- the flgJ gene encoding flagellar assembly peptidoglycan hydrolase FlgJ: protein MDMRKSGLVSSSDSGSYSDLNRLNQLKVGDKNSDANMRKVAQEFESLFLGEMLKSMRSATEALGQDNPLNTPAAKQYQEMYDQQLAVSMSREGGGIGLADVLMRQMSKNKPMAPGEAAAASAAKQAAAKAAVETPIAAGTVATNGPLSRLNGERPLWASRSVKSPASAGDGAHRNDMALINQRRLALPPKLADRLLAGLVPSASVSTSTTATPAQNSLQVPQSNKTGSGSLYNGDWLTSQTDTTASGRLQIYGRAMAQIPLAPAKKAFSSADEFVDTMLPLAKEAADRIGVDPRYLVAQAALETGWGKSVMRAQDGSSSHNLFGIKASGNWQGDSARAITSEFRNGEKVKETAEFRSYGSYKDSFHDLVTLLQSNNRYQDVLKSADNPEQFVRELQKAGYATDPDYASKISQIAKQMTSYQNYAAAGASTTPL, encoded by the coding sequence ATGGATATGCGCAAAAGCGGTCTGGTCAGTAGCAGTGACTCAGGTTCTTACTCGGACCTGAACCGCCTGAACCAGCTCAAGGTCGGTGACAAGAACAGCGATGCGAACATGCGCAAAGTGGCGCAGGAATTCGAGTCGCTGTTCCTCGGTGAAATGCTCAAGTCCATGCGCTCGGCCACCGAAGCGCTGGGTCAGGACAATCCGCTCAACACGCCGGCAGCCAAGCAATACCAGGAAATGTACGACCAGCAGTTGGCCGTTTCCATGTCCCGCGAAGGCGGTGGTATTGGTCTGGCGGACGTGCTGATGCGCCAGATGTCGAAGAACAAACCCATGGCGCCAGGGGAGGCGGCGGCAGCGTCTGCCGCCAAGCAGGCTGCCGCGAAAGCCGCGGTGGAAACACCGATTGCCGCCGGTACGGTCGCTACTAACGGGCCGTTGTCGCGTCTCAATGGTGAGCGCCCGTTGTGGGCTTCGCGCTCGGTGAAGTCGCCGGCAAGCGCGGGTGATGGCGCTCATCGCAATGACATGGCGCTGATCAATCAGCGGCGTCTGGCGTTGCCACCAAAACTGGCGGACCGTCTGCTCGCCGGGCTGGTGCCTTCTGCATCGGTATCGACATCGACCACGGCGACGCCCGCGCAGAACAGCCTCCAGGTCCCGCAAAGCAACAAAACCGGTTCCGGTTCCCTGTACAACGGCGATTGGCTGACTTCGCAAACGGACACGACCGCCAGCGGGCGCTTGCAGATTTATGGTCGCGCCATGGCTCAAATACCCCTGGCGCCAGCGAAGAAAGCCTTCAGCTCGGCCGACGAATTCGTCGACACCATGCTGCCGCTGGCGAAGGAAGCCGCCGACCGCATCGGCGTCGATCCGCGTTACCTGGTGGCTCAGGCTGCCCTGGAAACCGGTTGGGGCAAATCGGTCATGCGCGCCCAGGATGGCAGCAGCAGCCACAACCTGTTCGGCATCAAGGCCAGCGGTAACTGGCAGGGCGATTCGGCGCGGGCGATCACCAGCGAATTCAGAAATGGCGAGAAGGTCAAGGAGACAGCCGAGTTCCGTTCCTACGGCTCTTACAAAGACAGCTTCCATGACCTTGTGACGCTGCTGCAAAGCAATAATCGCTATCAAGATGTGCTGAAGTCGGCCGATAACCCAGAACAGTTTGTACGCGAGTTGCAAAAAGCCGGGTATGCAACCGACCCGGATTACGCAAGCAAGATTTCGCAGATAGCCAAGCAGATGACGAGTTATCAAAACTACGCTGCGGCGGGCGCTTCCACCACGCCTTTATAG
- the flgK gene encoding flagellar hook-associated protein FlgK — translation MSLLNIGMSGLSASQTALMTTGNNIANADTAGYSRQQTVQGTKASNPFGNVYIGTGTTLADVRRVYNSYLDAQLQTSTSLNSDSAAYAGQISPLDALLSDSGTGLNGALTKFFASVQNVNAKPGDDASRQLLLSDAQALSNRFNSISSQLTQQNANVNGNLADMADQVNKLAATVAQLNQKISEISNAGGQPNDLLDARNETVHQLSTFTGAQVIERNGSLDIYLGSGQPLVMGSTASKLEVVPSKTDPSRSAIQLNRGSSTIDITSVVTGGEMGGLLRYRSTVLDPAMNELGRVALVVADQMNTLQAQGIDKNGDFGSNLFNSINSAAQMAQRSIATVGNSAGSGNFDVTIEDSGKLTINDYKVTFTTTTDYTVQRLPEGTAVGASSTLITPPPVIDGFSIKLTGGTAAAGDTFKITPTRNAATNIKTEMTDSKRLAIAAPLGAAIAPGGSGTLTIPASGQPTLTTKFDIYDSATTLAIQNGLKNSTPVKIVFGATGGTTQTYQMLDAKGNPLSSGTIVPGQNNTLSLTIPLVDASGAAINDPGPPVVQRTATFDMTVAGSPGNGTAINVTLSQPGTLDNRNGTALAGLQTKQTVDTGSASKGISLNDAYGKLVEGVGAKAAQGKLDSAATDAILANAKGARDSLSGVDLDEETGNLVKYQQYYTASSQIIKAAQEIFSTLINSL, via the coding sequence ATGAGTTTGCTCAATATCGGGATGTCGGGTTTATCCGCTAGCCAAACCGCGCTGATGACTACCGGCAATAACATTGCCAACGCCGACACCGCCGGGTACTCACGCCAGCAAACCGTGCAGGGCACCAAGGCCTCGAACCCGTTCGGAAATGTCTACATCGGCACCGGTACGACCCTGGCCGATGTGCGCCGGGTGTACAACAGCTACCTCGATGCGCAACTGCAAACCTCCACCTCGCTCAACAGCGACTCGGCGGCTTACGCCGGGCAGATCAGCCCGCTCGATGCCTTGTTGTCGGACAGCGGCACCGGACTCAATGGCGCCCTGACCAAGTTCTTTGCTTCGGTACAAAACGTCAACGCCAAGCCGGGCGACGATGCTTCCCGTCAACTGCTGCTCAGCGATGCGCAAGCCCTGAGCAATCGGTTCAACTCGATCTCCAGCCAGTTGACGCAGCAGAACGCCAACGTCAACGGCAACCTGGCGGACATGGCCGATCAGGTCAATAAACTGGCCGCCACCGTGGCCCAGTTGAACCAGAAAATTTCCGAAATTTCCAACGCTGGCGGCCAGCCCAACGACTTGCTCGATGCGCGCAACGAGACCGTGCACCAGTTGTCCACCTTCACCGGTGCGCAAGTGATCGAGCGTAACGGCAGCCTCGATATTTACCTGGGCAGCGGTCAGCCGCTGGTCATGGGCAGCACCGCCAGCAAGCTGGAAGTGGTGCCGAGCAAAACCGACCCGTCGCGTTCGGCCATTCAACTCAATCGCGGCTCGAGCACCATCGACATCACCTCGGTCGTGACCGGTGGTGAGATGGGCGGCTTGCTGCGTTATCGCAGCACTGTGCTGGACCCGGCCATGAACGAGCTGGGTCGCGTGGCGCTGGTCGTTGCCGATCAGATGAACACCCTTCAGGCCCAAGGCATCGACAAGAACGGTGACTTCGGCTCGAACCTGTTCAACAGCATCAACAGTGCCGCGCAAATGGCCCAACGCAGTATCGCTACCGTCGGCAACAGCGCAGGCTCGGGCAATTTCGATGTGACCATCGAGGACAGCGGCAAGCTGACCATCAACGATTACAAGGTCACGTTCACCACCACCACTGACTACACCGTGCAGCGTCTGCCTGAAGGCACCGCCGTGGGCGCATCCAGCACGCTGATCACGCCGCCGCCGGTGATCGATGGTTTCTCCATTAAGCTCACCGGTGGCACCGCAGCCGCCGGCGACACCTTCAAGATCACCCCGACCCGCAACGCGGCGACCAACATCAAGACCGAGATGACCGACTCCAAACGTCTGGCCATCGCGGCACCGTTGGGCGCGGCCATTGCGCCGGGCGGAAGCGGCACGTTGACGATTCCGGCCAGCGGTCAACCGACCCTGACCACGAAGTTCGATATCTACGACTCGGCCACCACGCTGGCCATTCAGAACGGGCTGAAGAACTCGACGCCGGTCAAAATCGTGTTCGGTGCCACGGGTGGTACGACCCAGACTTACCAAATGCTTGATGCCAAGGGTAACCCGCTCAGCAGCGGCACCATCGTGCCGGGCCAGAACAACACGCTGAGCCTGACCATTCCTCTGGTCGACGCCAGCGGCGCCGCGATCAATGATCCGGGACCGCCAGTTGTGCAGCGTACCGCGACCTTCGACATGACCGTAGCCGGTTCGCCAGGTAACGGTACCGCGATCAACGTCACGCTCAGTCAGCCGGGGACGCTGGACAACCGCAACGGTACCGCACTGGCCGGCTTGCAGACCAAGCAGACGGTAGACACCGGTTCGGCCAGTAAAGGCATTTCCCTGAACGACGCCTACGGCAAACTGGTCGAGGGCGTAGGCGCCAAGGCCGCTCAGGGCAAGCTCGACAGCGCTGCCACCGACGCGATTCTGGCCAACGCCAAAGGCGCTCGCGATTCGCTATCGGGTGTCGACCTCGATGAGGAGACCGGCAACCTGGTCAAATATCAGCAGTACTACACCGCGTCTTCGCAGATCATCAAGGCTGCGCAGGAAATCTTCAGCACACTGATCAACAGTCTTTAA
- a CDS encoding flagellar hook-associated protein 3, which produces MRISTAQFYESSAANYQKNFANVVKSSEEASSLVRVNTAADDPVGASRLLQLGQQASMLDQYEANATTIKGTLGTTEAVMNSIGNVLQRAKELAVSAGNAGYTDADRQANASELGQIEEQLLSLMNSKDENGKYIFAGSKGDTVPFTRNNDGTYSYNGDQVTLDLAIGDTMSMATNSTGWDAFQQAINTSRSQVTMTAPVTDDGRVTLSNGQVSSGVTYNSKFRSGEPYTVDFVSGTQLKITDSGGNDVTAEASQGGAFDPASRAGQAVTFRGVELTLNINLGVGDTAATVLPGHTFTLAAKPDTFTATASPGNPSTAQVTTSSITNPANYHASFPTGSAILKFTSATAFELYAAPLTANSKPVSAGTMAGSVATASGVSFTLTGAPATNDQFSIAVNTHETQNILDTVSQLKTALNTPTNGNAIATQKLQASLASGIANLASGTDQLSSALSSVGGRGAALDTQSDTNQSLKLANAQTQSSIRDSDSAEVMTRLTLQQTMLQASQLAFSKIAQLGLFNKV; this is translated from the coding sequence ATGCGCATTTCTACCGCCCAGTTTTACGAGTCCTCTGCCGCCAACTATCAGAAGAACTTCGCCAACGTGGTCAAGAGCAGCGAGGAGGCCAGCAGCCTGGTTCGCGTCAACACCGCGGCCGATGATCCGGTCGGCGCTTCGCGTTTGCTGCAATTGGGTCAACAGGCTTCGATGCTCGATCAATATGAGGCTAACGCCACCACCATCAAGGGGACCCTTGGTACCACTGAGGCGGTGATGAACAGCATCGGCAACGTATTGCAGCGCGCCAAGGAATTGGCCGTCAGCGCCGGTAACGCCGGTTACACGGATGCCGACCGCCAGGCCAACGCGTCGGAGCTGGGGCAGATCGAAGAGCAGCTGCTGAGCCTGATGAACAGCAAAGACGAGAACGGTAAATACATCTTCGCCGGTTCCAAGGGCGATACCGTGCCGTTCACACGTAACAACGATGGCACCTACAGCTACAACGGTGACCAGGTAACGCTCGACCTGGCGATTGGCGACACCATGTCGATGGCCACCAACAGCACCGGTTGGGATGCGTTCCAGCAGGCGATCAATACCAGCCGGAGCCAGGTCACCATGACCGCGCCAGTGACCGATGACGGTCGCGTGACCCTGTCCAATGGCCAGGTGTCGTCGGGCGTGACCTACAACAGCAAGTTCCGTAGTGGCGAGCCCTATACCGTGGACTTCGTCAGCGGCACCCAGCTGAAAATCACTGACTCGGGCGGGAACGATGTGACTGCCGAAGCCAGTCAGGGCGGCGCGTTCGATCCTGCCAGCCGGGCCGGCCAGGCCGTCACTTTCCGTGGTGTCGAGCTGACCCTGAATATCAATCTTGGCGTCGGTGATACGGCGGCTACCGTGCTGCCTGGCCACACCTTTACCCTGGCGGCCAAGCCGGACACCTTCACCGCAACCGCTAGCCCGGGCAACCCTTCGACGGCGCAGGTCACCACCAGCAGCATCACCAACCCGGCGAATTACCACGCCAGTTTCCCTACCGGTTCGGCGATCCTCAAGTTCACCAGCGCCACCGCCTTCGAACTGTACGCAGCGCCTTTGACGGCCAACAGTAAGCCAGTGTCTGCCGGAACCATGGCCGGCAGCGTCGCCACCGCATCGGGTGTGAGCTTCACCCTGACCGGTGCGCCGGCTACCAATGATCAGTTCAGCATCGCGGTCAACACTCACGAAACCCAGAACATCCTGGACACCGTGAGCCAGTTGAAAACCGCTCTGAATACACCGACCAATGGCAACGCGATCGCTACTCAGAAACTGCAAGCGTCACTGGCTTCCGGTATCGCCAACCTGGCCAGTGGCACTGATCAGCTGTCCAGCGCCTTGAGCTCTGTCGGTGGTCGCGGTGCTGCCCTGGATACCCAGAGCGATACCAACCAGAGCTTGAAACTGGCCAATGCCCAGACCCAATCCTCGATTCGTGATTCCGATTCGGCTGAAGTGATGACCCGTCTGACCTTGCAACAAACCATGTTGCAGGCCTCGCAACTGGCTTTCAGCAAGATTGCTCAGCTGGGCCTGTTCAACAAGGTCTGA